From one Lycium ferocissimum isolate CSIRO_LF1 chromosome 7, AGI_CSIRO_Lferr_CH_V1, whole genome shotgun sequence genomic stretch:
- the LOC132065809 gene encoding F-box protein At2g32560-like isoform X2 — protein sequence MLFFLITCFTFITFLYKSLSLKPLPLWSSEVRLLSFWFWKDLLILNPFKKGFLQPFITSKMMSLRRKSFTSRVENVEANSEMSVLDLPELALECILEKLPPEGLCSMASVCNSLREKCTSDYLWERHMKEKWGRVIGPAAYREWQWHIASRNDSSFFNQAKQRGLMTYLSQFWPISLVRSNSSNSFKKKHSTPVDSVMSWYLALESGKFWFPAQVYNRENGHVGFMLSCYDAELSYDPRTDTFQARYPPHGRRAIAIETGVTWDRLRAPPLDTSPHDLYISDCLTELFPGDHIEIQWRRNKEFPYGWWYGVVGHSETCDGNEYYCRCHDSDTVVLEFNQYTPGSRWRTTNIDRKDHREEGNEADGFYGGIRKLQRNEEKSMWRRLWPSDVLE from the exons atgcttttctttttgataACTTGTTTTACCTTCATAACTTTCCTTTATAAGTCTCTTTCCTTAAAGCCACTTCCTTTATGGAGTTCTGAGGTTAGATTGTTATCATTCTGGTTTTGGAAAGATTTATTGATTTTGAACCCTTTCAAGAAAGGATTTTTACAACCTTTTATTACCTCAAAAATGATGTCACTTAGGAGGAAAAGTTTTACCTCCAGAGTAGAAAATGTTGAGGCAAATTCAGAAATGTCTGTTTTAGATTTACCTGAATTGGCTTTAGAATGCATTCTTGAAAAACTACCACCTGAGGGACTTTGTAGTATGGCTAGTGTTTGTAATTCCTTAAGGGAGAAATGTACAAGTGATTATCTTTGGGAAAGGCATATGAAAGAAAAATGGGGTAGAGTTATTGGTCCTGCTGCTTATAGAGAGTGGCAGTGGCATATTGCATCAAGAAATGATTCAAGTTTCTTTAATCAGGCTAAACAAAGAGGTTTAATGACTTACCTCTCTCAGTTTTGGCCTATTTCATTAGTTAGATCCAATTCTAGCAATAGTTTCAAGAAAAAGCATTCAACACCTGTTGATTCAGTCATGTCTTGGTATCTTGCTCTTGAATCTGGCAAGTTTTGGTTCCCTGCTCAAGTCTATAATCGCGAG AATGGGCATGTTGGCTTTATGCTATCTTGCTATGATGCTGAGCTTAGCTATGATCCAAGAACTGACACTTTTCAGGCCAG ATATCCTCCACATGGAAGGAGGGCAATTGCAATAGAGACAGGTGTTACATGGGATAGATTAAGAGCTCCCCCTCTTGATACTTCTCCACATGATCTTTATATCTCTGATTGCTTGACTGAATTATTCCCTGGTGATCACATTGAGATTCAATGGAGAAGAAACAAAGAATTTCCTTATG GCtggtggtatggtgttgtaGGCCACTCGGAAacatgtgatggaaatgaatattACTGCCGCTGTCATGATAGTG ATACTGTAGTGCTAGAGTTCAATCAGTATACTCCTGGATCACGGTGGAGGACAACAAACATTGATAGGAAAGATCATCGCGAGGAAGGAAATGAGGCTGATGGATTTTATGGAGGAATCCGAAAACTTCAGAGAAATGAAGAGAAATCTATGTGGAGACGCCTGTGGCCATCCGATGTCTTGGAGTGA
- the LOC132065809 gene encoding F-box protein At2g32560-like isoform X1: protein MLFFLITCFTFITFLYKSLSLKPLPLWSSEVRLLSFWFWKDLLILNPFKKGFLQPFITSKMMSLRRKSFTSRVENVEANSEMSVLDLPELALECILEKLPPEGLCSMASVCNSLREKCTSDYLWERHMKEKWGRVIGPAAYREWQWHIASRNDSSFFNQAKQRGLMTYLSQFWPISLVRSNSSNSFKKKHSTPVDSVMSWYLALESGKFWFPAQVYNRENGHVGFMLSCYDAELSYDPRTDTFQARYPPHGRRAIAIETGVTWDRLRAPPLDTSPHDLYISDCLTELFPGDHIEIQWRRNKEFPYGWWYGVVGHSETCDGNEYYCRCHDSVIYLLIATLNGPKSKKHKHHFRCVHIRIKITDTVVLEFNQYTPGSRWRTTNIDRKDHREEGNEADGFYGGIRKLQRNEEKSMWRRLWPSDVLE from the exons atgcttttctttttgataACTTGTTTTACCTTCATAACTTTCCTTTATAAGTCTCTTTCCTTAAAGCCACTTCCTTTATGGAGTTCTGAGGTTAGATTGTTATCATTCTGGTTTTGGAAAGATTTATTGATTTTGAACCCTTTCAAGAAAGGATTTTTACAACCTTTTATTACCTCAAAAATGATGTCACTTAGGAGGAAAAGTTTTACCTCCAGAGTAGAAAATGTTGAGGCAAATTCAGAAATGTCTGTTTTAGATTTACCTGAATTGGCTTTAGAATGCATTCTTGAAAAACTACCACCTGAGGGACTTTGTAGTATGGCTAGTGTTTGTAATTCCTTAAGGGAGAAATGTACAAGTGATTATCTTTGGGAAAGGCATATGAAAGAAAAATGGGGTAGAGTTATTGGTCCTGCTGCTTATAGAGAGTGGCAGTGGCATATTGCATCAAGAAATGATTCAAGTTTCTTTAATCAGGCTAAACAAAGAGGTTTAATGACTTACCTCTCTCAGTTTTGGCCTATTTCATTAGTTAGATCCAATTCTAGCAATAGTTTCAAGAAAAAGCATTCAACACCTGTTGATTCAGTCATGTCTTGGTATCTTGCTCTTGAATCTGGCAAGTTTTGGTTCCCTGCTCAAGTCTATAATCGCGAG AATGGGCATGTTGGCTTTATGCTATCTTGCTATGATGCTGAGCTTAGCTATGATCCAAGAACTGACACTTTTCAGGCCAG ATATCCTCCACATGGAAGGAGGGCAATTGCAATAGAGACAGGTGTTACATGGGATAGATTAAGAGCTCCCCCTCTTGATACTTCTCCACATGATCTTTATATCTCTGATTGCTTGACTGAATTATTCCCTGGTGATCACATTGAGATTCAATGGAGAAGAAACAAAGAATTTCCTTATG GCtggtggtatggtgttgtaGGCCACTCGGAAacatgtgatggaaatgaatattACTGCCGCTGTCATGATAGTG TTATCTATCTGTTGATTGCCACCTTAAACGGGCCAAAATCCAAGAAACATAAACATCACTTCCGTTGCGTGCACATCAGAATCAAGATCACAG ATACTGTAGTGCTAGAGTTCAATCAGTATACTCCTGGATCACGGTGGAGGACAACAAACATTGATAGGAAAGATCATCGCGAGGAAGGAAATGAGGCTGATGGATTTTATGGAGGAATCCGAAAACTTCAGAGAAATGAAGAGAAATCTATGTGGAGACGCCTGTGGCCATCCGATGTCTTGGAGTGA